Part of the Polaribacter sp. Hel1_33_78 genome is shown below.
GTGATTCCTTCAATTACAGCTAGAATGATCGTCTCTAATAAATTCATATTTATTTTTTTGGTTTGGCAAAAATAGCATAAATTTCTATTACCAATCCAATAATTACCAAAGTTGGGGCTAATCGTATACGCTGCCAGTTATATATTTCTTCATTAAAAACCTCTGGATTATCACTTCCACCTCCGGACATGAAAATAAATCCTAAAGCAATAAAAACGATGCCAACAAGCATGATTCTATAGTTCTTTTGACCAAAGAGAAATTCTTTTTTTTGATTATTTTCTTTTTGCATATTTTAATAATAAAGTTCGTCTGTTTTTAAATTTAAAAAGCGCTGTGTGGCAAAGAATGTGCTTACCCACGTAATTATAAAGGCTGATAAAAGTACACCACCAACTAAATATCCTAACGAAAAGTAATCTTTTAAAAGTTCTAAACCTGGTATGTATTTATCTACATAATAAATTACAAATGCCAGCCCTATCAAAGCGAATAAAGCGCCAATCATTCCTAATTTTATACTTCTCCAAATAAATGGCTTTCTGATAAATCGTTTTGTTGCGCCAACCATTTGCATAGTTTTTATATTAAATCGTTTTGAGTAAATAGACAATCTTATGGAACTATTAATTAAAATCATTGCAACTAGACTAAAAAAACCACTGAAGACGAATAGCCAAAAACTGATTCTTTTAATATTTTTAGTTAATAAATTAATTAAAGGTTTATCATATGAAACATCTGCTACAAATGCATTTTTTAAAAAGCGATTTTCTAATTCTTGTATTTTTTCTGGTGTAACAAAATCTGCTTTTAGATAAATATCTATCCCATTTTTCAAAGGATTACTCCCTAAAAATTCAAGGAAATCTTCACCAATTTCTTTGCTATATTTTTTTGCTGCTTGTGTTTTACTTGTATAAATAGCTTTTTTTGTAAAAATTTCTTCTAAAAGAGATTCTCTAAACGATTTTATTTGTTTTTGAGTTACCTTGTCTTTTATAAAAAGTGTAATGGCCACTTTTTCTTTGACATGATTTGCAACTTTAGTAGACTTTAATAAAATCAACCCTAAAACACCCACCATAAAAAGCACCAAAGCAATACTAACTACAACTGAAATGTAAGAAGATTGCAGGCGTCT
Proteins encoded:
- a CDS encoding DUF3098 domain-containing protein: MQKENNQKKEFLFGQKNYRIMLVGIVFIALGFIFMSGGGSDNPEVFNEEIYNWQRIRLAPTLVIIGLVIEIYAIFAKPKK
- a CDS encoding ABC transporter permease, with protein sequence MSSKFDSYQKRRLQSSYISVVVSIALVLFMVGVLGLILLKSTKVANHVKEKVAITLFIKDKVTQKQIKSFRESLLEEIFTKKAIYTSKTQAAKKYSKEIGEDFLEFLGSNPLKNGIDIYLKADFVTPEKIQELENRFLKNAFVADVSYDKPLINLLTKNIKRISFWLFVFSGFFSLVAMILINSSIRLSIYSKRFNIKTMQMVGATKRFIRKPFIWRSIKLGMIGALFALIGLAFVIYYVDKYIPGLELLKDYFSLGYLVGGVLLSAFIITWVSTFFATQRFLNLKTDELYY